A single Corynebacterium resistens DSM 45100 DNA region contains:
- a CDS encoding 2'-5' RNA ligase family protein — translation MSIRSPENILLYLPDRQEQQVREIFSGLAELGLPLQKQRPHITITFAQKMDPQVVKLAAELLPGVIPAEFHRAGIAIFGTRSKQTVTWLLETTDEMHEVAQKISAANPDGRGRQWIPHLTVGLRIPRTQIPDYLAGMEKVTPTRFKHLVAERAGWWRPSVQEYTALA, via the coding sequence ATGTCCATCAGGTCCCCTGAGAATATTTTGCTGTATTTGCCGGATCGGCAAGAACAGCAGGTGCGAGAAATCTTCTCTGGCCTTGCAGAACTTGGTCTGCCATTGCAGAAACAACGCCCCCATATCACCATTACATTCGCTCAGAAAATGGACCCTCAAGTGGTGAAACTTGCGGCTGAATTACTGCCGGGAGTGATACCTGCGGAGTTTCATCGGGCCGGTATAGCCATATTTGGCACTCGCAGTAAACAAACTGTGACGTGGTTATTAGAAACCACAGATGAAATGCACGAGGTTGCCCAGAAAATATCCGCCGCTAATCCTGATGGAAGGGGAAGGCAGTGGATACCACACCTGACCGTAGGATTGCGGATTCCGCGGACTCAAATTCCCGATTACTTAGCTGGAATGGAAAAGGTTACACCGACTCGTTTTAAGCACCTTGTCGCCGAACGTGCGGGATGGTGGCGCCCCAGCGTTCAGGAGTACACGGCTCTGGCATGA